In a genomic window of Gemmatimonadales bacterium:
- a CDS encoding response regulator codes for MPIMFLHDEDLGLVRTTYIGMIGLADVAHYLYLLSQRDWLRIPRLIDGRQSALTMSPQDVRILADLTAKLRDRHGCAPVAFVPGNDVNACVASLYQDYGAGGNPQFATFADLHAAERWLVGVTTAAVGAARTRRRVNRPRVLVVDDTEAVRSVIVRTLEVDDYEVRSTGAAMEAIDLVWQAEGTFDLAVIDLQLVGSDGDTLATALRRLQPDLPVLFISGEDAPDRAEEGPLLAKPFGPEALARCVGELLETGCCDGCAPVVELGRVAKQG; via the coding sequence ATGCCCATCATGTTCCTCCATGACGAGGACCTTGGCCTCGTGCGCACGACCTACATCGGCATGATCGGCCTCGCCGATGTGGCCCACTACCTTTACCTGCTCTCCCAGCGCGATTGGCTTCGGATCCCACGGCTGATCGATGGGCGCCAGAGCGCCCTGACGATGTCGCCGCAGGACGTGCGGATCCTGGCCGATCTCACGGCCAAGCTCCGCGACCGGCACGGTTGTGCCCCGGTGGCTTTCGTGCCCGGCAACGACGTCAACGCCTGTGTCGCCTCGCTGTATCAGGATTACGGCGCCGGCGGGAATCCTCAGTTCGCGACGTTCGCCGATCTCCACGCAGCGGAGCGATGGCTGGTAGGTGTGACCACGGCCGCGGTGGGCGCCGCCCGGACCCGGCGACGGGTCAATCGCCCGCGTGTGCTCGTGGTTGATGATACCGAGGCGGTTCGGAGCGTCATCGTCCGCACCCTCGAGGTGGACGACTATGAGGTCCGCTCCACGGGCGCGGCGATGGAGGCTATTGATCTCGTCTGGCAGGCGGAGGGGACGTTCGACCTGGCGGTGATCGACCTGCAACTGGTCGGCTCTGACGGTGACACCTTGGCGACCGCGCTGCGGCGGCTCCAGCCGGACCTCCCGGTGCTCTTCATCAGCGGCGAGGACGCGCCGGACCGGGCCGAGGAGGGTCCGCTCCTGGCGAAACCGTTCGGACCGGAGGCCCTTGCCCGGTGCGTAGGTGAGCTTCTCGAGACGGGGTGCTGCGACGGTTGCGCCCCGGTGGTTGAGCTGGGCCGGGTGGCCAAACAGGGCTGA